A stretch of DNA from Halobacillus litoralis:
GATATGAGATCAATCGCACGACGACCGGCGTTATCGATGATCCGGTGGTCCGTTTCTATGATCCAGACATTCTCTACAGCTACACGTTCTTCATTCAAACGGTCGATGGTCGGCTCTCCATCACTGGAACGCAAAAACTGATCCTTCTCAGCATCATACGTAAAGCTCACATTCGTTCGACTGCCGTAAGTGATCTGGACTTCATCCACCGGCGTTCCATCGAAGGAACCTTCTTCTGCAAAAGGCAGAGCTTCAGGTTCTCCTTCAGCCTTATAGCCTTTACTTGCCACTGCCTGCTCCACTCCTTTTGTTAAAAGATAGGAATTGTGAGGAGCTGAACGATCGGAGGACCGTTCAAATAACCAGCCGTTGTTATCATACATCGCCCCATCCAAATAATCGACACCGCTGCTGGCTACTTTTTGATTAATGGCTGTCGACGCACCGTGATACGTATAAAACGCATCAAATCCATCAGCGATTTCAAAATAGTATGGACGTGCACTTCTTACCGGACCTATTGTATCAGGAATCTCACTATGGAACAAAGCGAGGAAGCGTGTGATCTGCCCCTCTGCCAAAACTTCATAGACGATGTCGGCCTGGCTCAACCCTGATTGAGGCCTCGCTTTCGGGTGGTTGTTCACCATGACGGACAAGGCACGATGGTCTGCTTTATCAGCCGTCGGTTCGCCCGTCAGTGGAAACGTTTCTGTATAGGCTTGTTCGGTTTCTTCCTTTTCATCAACGGTCACGTTCTCTTCTATCTCTATTTGTTCTTCGACCGCTGTTTCTTTCTCTTTCGTTTCTTCAGGTTGTGCAGCCCCTGCTTTCTCATTACAAGCAGTGAGTAAAAGGACGATAAGCAAGCTGAAGAATGTAAGCTTTCTCAATAACAGCACTTCCCTTAATCTGTATTCCCTCTTTTATTTTAACGCATTATTGAAGGAAAGAGTACCTCTTTCTTTTTCACGTCCATAATTCCAAGCGGAGTAATCCGGATGAATGGCAGATGCATGGACGATAAGAAAAGAAGCGTATAGACGGGATCATTGAACGTAAACCCTTGCTCGAGCAGGCATTCTTTTAGTTTCGCTTCTTCCTCCATGAGCTCTCTCATCGGCAGATCGGCCATCACACCGCCAAGGGATAATGGCAGTTCATAAAGGACTTCCCCTTCATTTACCAGCACAATCCCGCCACCGATTTCCTTCATGCGCTGAAAGGCCTTCTTCATATCTTTACGTGATTTTCCTGTCAATATGATATCCCCTGTATTGCTGTAAGAGCTGACGAGGCCGCCTAAGGTCTGTGTGAATCCTTTCAGCATCGTATTGACCATCCATTCCCCTTCCCGGTCCATCAGCATGAGGTAGGATTCTTTATTGTCCTCACTCAACCGGTCGGTGGAAACGTCCGTGTCGATGGCATATGGTTTCATGATGACATCATTCACCATCTCTAGACCGATCGGCATGGAGAACTGCATATCCGCATCCGTCACTTCCCAATCGAGTTCGAGCGGCTTCACACCATTTTTCTCCCATTGGATCGGTGTTTCTTTCTTCAAAACTTCGCCATCACGCTTCATCCATTCGCCTTTAGCGATGATGGAGTGCGGCATCGGATCTTTCGGGTCAGATAAAAAGTTCAGATGAGCGACGCGCCCGGCGTTCAAGCTTCCTACACGATTCTCGATTCCGAAATGACGAGCGGCGTGATACGTAGCCATCATGTACGCATCTATTTCCGGCACGCCGGCGTTCAATGCGGTTTGGATGCAGGGATTGATCAGTCCTTCACGATAAAAGCCAGGCGTCGATCCATCCGTTGTGTACATCATGTGGTCGAAGTGGGTGTGCCCTTTTTCAACAAGACCCTGTAAAATATCCGGAAGATCCGGGCGGATGGATGAATAGCGCAACCCTGTATGATAACCGATTTCCAAACGTTTCAGTACATCATCAGCGGTCATCGATTCATGCTCTGAATCCATGCCGAGCAGGCGCATTTTCACAAGCGTCTGTTCCGAAGCACCCGGAAGGTGAGCTTCCAAAGGCTTTCTAGAGCGTTTAGTCTCCTGCATAAAATGTAGAATTTGCTCGTCTCCATGATGAAGGACATCCGGCCAGGCGGTCAGCTCCCCGCCCTGAATCACCGCATCATGACTGATCCAGTCTGGAATCTGTGAATCGAAAGCATGACGATCTTCATCCCGGAGTACGGACTGCGGGTCAAAACGGGCCCACCAGTACATCGTCGCCGGCAAATCCATGAATTCTTCCAACAAAGAAAACGCTTTCTCTTTTTCCGTTAAAAAAAGCCACATCAAGTTATCGTTGACGAGCGTTGTCGTCCCCGTCTCTGCCGCATATTCTGCGAAGCTCTGGGGATTATATAACTGAAATGGGTGAGCATGCGGTTCAACGTAGCCAGGCACAATATAACTGTCTGAGCCATCAATGATTTCCGTGCCTTCTGTATGAGAAGGAAGCTCTTGGCCGGTGTAAATGATGCGATCATCATACAACCAAATGTGGCCATGCATCCATTTCTTCAAGTAAACATTCAAGTAAG
This window harbors:
- a CDS encoding DUF3048 domain-containing protein, which gives rise to MLLLRKLTFFSLLIVLLLTACNEKAGAAQPEETKEKETAVEEQIEIEENVTVDEKEETEQAYTETFPLTGEPTADKADHRALSVMVNNHPKARPQSGLSQADIVYEVLAEGQITRFLALFHSEIPDTIGPVRSARPYYFEIADGFDAFYTYHGASTAINQKVASSGVDYLDGAMYDNNGWLFERSSDRSAPHNSYLLTKGVEQAVASKGYKAEGEPEALPFAEEGSFDGTPVDEVQITYGSRTNVSFTYDAEKDQFLRSSDGEPTIDRLNEERVAVENVWIIETDHRIIDNAGRRAIDLISGGNGYLLQKGQMKEVEWKNVDGRLLPYKDGSPMAFTPGKTWVNIIP
- a CDS encoding adenine deaminase C-terminal domain-containing protein — protein: MNETRFRWRNRQLREHAAIIDGKAAPTKLIKNTTYLNVYLKKWMHGHIWLYDDRIIYTGQELPSHTEGTEIIDGSDSYIVPGYVEPHAHPFQLYNPQSFAEYAAETGTTTLVNDNLMWLFLTEKEKAFSLLEEFMDLPATMYWWARFDPQSVLRDEDRHAFDSQIPDWISHDAVIQGGELTAWPDVLHHGDEQILHFMQETKRSRKPLEAHLPGASEQTLVKMRLLGMDSEHESMTADDVLKRLEIGYHTGLRYSSIRPDLPDILQGLVEKGHTHFDHMMYTTDGSTPGFYREGLINPCIQTALNAGVPEIDAYMMATYHAARHFGIENRVGSLNAGRVAHLNFLSDPKDPMPHSIIAKGEWMKRDGEVLKKETPIQWEKNGVKPLELDWEVTDADMQFSMPIGLEMVNDVIMKPYAIDTDVSTDRLSEDNKESYLMLMDREGEWMVNTMLKGFTQTLGGLVSSYSNTGDIILTGKSRKDMKKAFQRMKEIGGGIVLVNEGEVLYELPLSLGGVMADLPMRELMEEEAKLKECLLEQGFTFNDPVYTLLFLSSMHLPFIRITPLGIMDVKKKEVLFPSIMR